gccgtagtttcggtgcttgatcggtcgggccgtgaagacgtccgactacatcaaccgtgttgtcataacgcttccgctatcgatctacaagggtacgtagatcacactctcccctctcgttgctatgcatcaccatgatcttgcgtgtgcgtaggaaattttttgaaattactacgttccccaacaacagcATCACACAATAAATATATGCATCACATAACAGCTGGCCCAGCAGCATCACACATCATAAGAAGCATCGCAAATCATAAACATATAAGTATCATCACCACCAAGCATATAAGAATCTCACAAACAACAATAAGAAACATCACAAGCATATAAGTATCATCACCACCAAGACCGCCACAATGTGACCCAAAGGCTTAAGCGCCAGGACGTCGAGCACCGCGGAGGTCGTCACCGCCAAGACCGCCGAAGCCCAGGTCGACGTCACTGCTAGCGGCAGGGCGACCGCCacaacccccccccccgcctcccCCTCCGCCTCCGTGGATCAGAGTGGTCGGGCTCCGTGACTTGGGAGTTCTGCGAAGACCACCGTCAACGTTAGATCCATCAGTTCCCTGGATGTTGAAAAGACATATTAACGGGATATATGACTGTGTTGAAAGGCATGATATGCTTTGGGTGAATCGATTGGGGATGAACTAACCGGCGAGGGGCGCGAGGGGCCAGCGTTCTGTGCCACAAACTCCTCAAAGGTCAGCAATCTTAGTTGTGCTAGAGGACATTGTCTTAGTTGTGCTAGAGGACATTGTGCTGGTTGCAACTGAGGACACCTGCCGGCCGCCATTTCCTGAAAAGCGTGCTGCATCTGGCGATCCCTCTGCTCATGGTATGCATAAAGCCTCTCATGCCACGCCATGGTCTCCTGGCGTGTATACTCCAGGTAGGCCTACGGTATGACATGATGGAACTCATAAAACTACTAAATGCGGAAAATAAAGTGAGCAATGAAGATAAGAGGGAAAATACTTACAGATTGCCGCTCCTAAAAGAGGAACTGTGACTGTGCACTGGTCACTGGCGTGCTCGTGCGCTGGCTAAGGCTCGGGTCGATCCGACGGAGCTGTGTGTAGGAGATAGTAGGAGTGATCACAGCATCGAGAACCGCCGCCCAACCGTGCTCCTTCGGCCCCATGCCCACCACCACCCTATCGTACAGATCAGCCGCAATGGGGTCAAGTTTGTCAGGATGTAACTTCAGATGCCCTTCGGAGTAGGCCTTCTTCCTCCCCGCAGTCTTCTTGCTGTAGTACTTGGGCTCGCCAGGCTTGGAGTCCTTCCGCGTATGGGCGATCTCCCACGCCTGCATGTGTGAGAGCGGCCGCTTCAGTTTCTCCTCCTGCACCACCAAACAGAGGTTAGTCATACATAAGAAAGTGATggtaaatagaagaagaagaatgtttaatgggattagtcatacattaactgccttgtggagatggtggtttcggtttccctgagcatgtactccctccttccCTCGGTTAGCCTTGTTTTTGATTCTCATAGCCGCCCAGGCTCCAGCCTCATCACACCAAAGATCCACCAATGCCGCCCAGGACTCGTcttttccataacaccaatttggacacacctacataaTGAAAGCATAATGGCATGTCAACACGAAACGGTGAAATGTACCACAAGGTAATGAAAGCATAATGAAATATCTTCTATACTTACCGCCAAGAACTCGTCCCTCTCCAAGGTAATGCCCATCCTCCGCGCTTCTTCCTTGGTCATATTCACACTAAGATAGTCGTGGTAGTATGTCGAGATGGCCACATAGCACACCTCGTACTACATCTAGCGGGCCTTCTTCTTGCATTGGCGCAGCACGATCTGGTCCGCTCTAGCCCTGTGCTCCGGAAGAACTCGATAGAATTTCTACAATCATGCATGAAACAAGAATGGGAGAAGCCATGAGTTAAATCATTCATGAAACTAGAATGGACTTGTGCTTCTGAAGAGAACTCACCCAGAAAGTAGTGATCACAGCCTTGGCATGGGTCTCATGGTCCGTGTGGAGGGCCGCTTCCCAGTGGTCCCAGCCCGTGGCCAAAACCCGACGGTCCGGGTGCCTAACTGGATCCGGATAGTACAACCCCGGCCAGTATAACTTCAGCAAGACGGTGATGAGGCCATTGGGAATACGGGCCCCTTTAGAATATATCCAGTTGCTGCAAAAGAATGAACTGTTAGCATGTGACaagcaaaataaataacaacCGGAATGAGCATGTGACAAGCAAAATAATGAAATTATTATAAAGTGGCACTTACTCTCTCCCCGTGGGCTCAATGAGCCACTTCTGCTCCTCAGTAGTAGGAACCTGCTTCGGTAGCTTTGCGTTACCACGCAGCCACCCCTTGTTGTCAACCCCATTCCCGCCACCACCATCATCCCCGCCACCACCatcctcctcgcctgcctccccctccccaacctcctcctcctcctcctcctcgcctgcctcctcctccccctcctcctcggCCCCATCCcgaacctcctcctcctcctcctcctcgccagaGGGTACCTCACTAGTGGAGGgtacctcactagaggagggCCTCGAAGACAACACCCCTAAGTCGGTGAGGGTGCGCTTTTTCTGACCGCGACCCCCTGTAGTGGCTCTCCCCCCACCACGACGCAATAACCAGCCCGCGGAGGTGCGGCGGCGGGCTGAGGATGAGCACCGCCAGCCACCCCAGGACCCCGCCGGCGAAGAAGATGATGCCGATGTTCAATCACGGGCATGAACCACCTTGGGTTATAATTCAAACCATCTGTCGTTAGCTAGCTTAATTAAGAAAGGAGCATGAGGCGAATGTTCAGGGAACGAGTAAGAGACCATGAGAGGGTGTCCTGGAGCGTGACGGTGGAGGCGAGGCTGGCGAGCAGCAGCGCCGGGGTGAAGACGGCGTAGACGACGCGGTTGATGTCGGCGCGGGCGGAGGGGTCCAGGAGCCCGCAGCGCGGGGAGGCGAGGTAGGCGCCGAGGAGGGCCACGAGGAGCACCTCCACCACCGGCGTCGACGCCACCACCAGCAGCGACACGAACCCCATCCTCCTCCGTCGGTCGATCGGCGAGGGAGCGAGAGAGTGAAGAAGAGGCGGCATGCATCGATGGCCATTTATAGTAGTAGTAGAATGGATGCCACGTGCGCTTGATTTGCTTCTTCTTTTCCAGCTCGACTCATCATTCATGGACCGATTTTGTTGTGGTTGAAGAAGACGGCCACCGGCGGCGATGATGGTGTGGTTGTTGGCGCCA
This region of Triticum urartu cultivar G1812 unplaced genomic scaffold, Tu2.1 TuUngrouped_contig_4966, whole genome shotgun sequence genomic DNA includes:
- the LOC125528581 gene encoding uncharacterized protein LOC125528581, which produces MTKEEARRMGITLERDEFLAVCPNWCYGKDESWAALVDLWCDEAGAWAAMRIKNKANRGKEGVHAQGNRNHHLHKAVNEEKLKRPLSHMQAWEIAHTRKDSKPGEPKYYSKKTAGRKKAYSEGHLKLHPDKLDPIAADLYDRVVVGMGPKEHGWAAVLDAVITPTISYTQLRRIDPSLSQRTSTPVTSAQSQFLF
- the LOC125528580 gene encoding protein PIN-LIKES 7-like, whose protein sequence is MGFVSLLVVASTPVVEVLLVALLGAYLASPRCGLLDPSARADINRVVYAVFTPALLLASLASTVTLQDTLSWWFMPVIEHRHHLLRRRGPGVAGGAHPQPAAAPPRAGYCVVVGGEPLQGVAVRKSAPSPT